In Clostridium sp. DL-VIII, the following proteins share a genomic window:
- a CDS encoding conjugal transfer protein → MNLIKREKKVKQPKTKKLRVYKVNTHKKTVIALWLLLIVSFCFAVYKNFTAININTVHETKIVDKEIVDTHKIENFVKNFAKDYYTWEPLQASIENRNEAIKNYLTEELQTLNVDTVRRDIPVSSTVQDVQIWSIKQEDEKQFQVTFTVDQLITESENKKVVRSAYEVVVYADDSGSMVIIKNPTICSIPTKSDYEPKANENDGTVDSTTTGEINEFLKTFFKLYPTATEKELSYYVKNEVLKPIGKDYVFSELLNPVYKKKGNQVQVSVSVKYLDQQTKVTQISQFDLILEKDENWMII, encoded by the coding sequence ATGAATCTTATAAAGAGAGAAAAGAAAGTAAAGCAGCCTAAAACTAAAAAGCTGAGAGTATATAAAGTAAATACACATAAGAAAACTGTAATAGCATTGTGGTTACTTCTTATAGTTAGTTTTTGTTTTGCAGTTTATAAAAACTTTACTGCAATAAACATTAACACAGTCCATGAAACAAAAATTGTTGATAAAGAAATTGTTGATACTCATAAGATAGAAAATTTCGTGAAGAATTTTGCGAAGGATTACTATACATGGGAGCCATTACAGGCTTCTATTGAAAATAGAAATGAAGCAATTAAAAATTATCTCACAGAGGAATTGCAGACACTAAATGTTGATACTGTCAGAAGGGATATACCTGTTAGCTCAACAGTTCAAGATGTTCAAATTTGGTCTATTAAGCAGGAGGATGAAAAGCAGTTTCAAGTGACTTTTACTGTAGATCAGCTTATTACAGAGAGTGAAAATAAGAAAGTAGTTCGATCCGCCTATGAAGTGGTAGTATATGCAGATGATTCTGGAAGTATGGTTATCATAAAGAATCCGACTATTTGTAGCATACCTACAAAATCTGATTATGAGCCAAAGGCAAATGAAAATGACGGAACAGTGGACTCTACTACGACAGGAGAAATTAATGAATTTCTAAAGACATTTTTTAAACTTTACCCAACAGCAACAGAGAAGGAACTGTCCTACTATGTAAAGAATGAGGTATTAAAGCCAATAGGTAAAGACTATGTGTTTTCAGAATTGCTAAATCCTGTCTATAAAAAGAAAGGAAATCAAGTGCAGGTATCCGTATCAGTGAAATATCTTGACCAGCAGACAAAAGTAACTCAAATTTCACAGTTTGATTTGATATTGGAAAAGGATGAGAACTGGATGATTATTTAA
- a CDS encoding galactose ABC transporter substrate-binding protein, producing MKILKRILNLTLLTIILIIELENKFYIVAGASTGYRQELPIRIGLFTRDLNDDYIILLRKNFEDIQKNNLGKVVFTFYNANFNQSTQNSDIENELKKGIDLILLDMVNLIEIEGMINTISQHNVPVVVFNREPFTMAPIKSYKKAFYVGTDSKQGGTIQGRMIADAWKNHKQLIDKNQDNVLQYILLIGEKLNQTAINRSAYSISTIQKANIKIEELASPILHWDTKSAEDTVSALFLRYGNKIEAIISNDDSMAIGAIQALQKYGYNLGDKEKTIVVVGLDGVSEAKDLISKGFMLGTASQDTADMTNTIYAVGMNLVYDRNPVEGVPYKLDETGVAIFLPYEEYTGPMFQQKIS from the coding sequence ATGAAAATATTAAAAAGGATCTTAAATCTAACTTTACTTACAATTATATTGATTATAGAGCTAGAAAATAAGTTTTATATAGTTGCAGGCGCTAGCACAGGCTATCGCCAAGAGCTTCCCATTAGAATAGGCTTATTTACAAGGGATCTTAATGATGATTATATTATACTTCTTCGCAAAAATTTTGAAGATATTCAAAAGAATAATCTAGGAAAAGTTGTATTTACTTTTTACAATGCCAATTTCAACCAATCAACACAAAACTCAGATATTGAAAATGAACTTAAGAAAGGCATTGATCTTATATTATTAGATATGGTTAATCTAATTGAAATAGAAGGAATGATTAATACAATTTCACAGCATAACGTCCCAGTAGTAGTCTTTAATAGAGAACCATTTACAATGGCCCCTATTAAATCTTATAAAAAAGCTTTTTATGTAGGAACAGATTCAAAACAAGGCGGTACTATACAAGGAAGAATGATTGCCGATGCCTGGAAAAATCATAAACAATTAATTGATAAAAACCAAGATAATGTGTTGCAATATATATTGCTAATTGGTGAAAAACTTAATCAAACAGCTATCAATAGATCAGCATATTCCATCTCAACTATTCAAAAAGCTAATATAAAAATAGAAGAGCTTGCATCACCTATTTTACATTGGGACACAAAATCAGCTGAAGACACCGTTAGCGCATTGTTTCTCAGATATGGTAACAAAATAGAAGCAATAATTTCAAATGATGATTCCATGGCGATTGGTGCTATTCAAGCACTTCAAAAATATGGTTATAATTTAGGAGATAAGGAAAAAACAATAGTAGTTGTTGGGCTAGATGGAGTATCTGAAGCTAAAGATCTAATTTCAAAAGGCTTTATGTTAGGTACTGCTTCACAAGATACTGCTGATATGACTAATACAATTTATGCCGTAGGAATGAACTTAGTTTATGATAGAAATCCTGTTGAGGGTGTACCATATAAATTAGATGAAACAGGAGTGGCAATTTTTCTTCCATATGAAGAATATACAGGGCCAATGTTTCAACAAAAAATTAGCTAA
- a CDS encoding mannitol-1-phosphate 5-dehydrogenase, with protein sequence MKKAVHFGAGNIGRGFIGDLLHQSGYEVIFVDVSEDLISSINNTNSYDLYLIDHNYEKRVIDHVSAISSIKNAEEVIQAIVEADIITTSVWANNLSKIAPVLCKGLKERLVAGKEKVNVLACENAMFATDILKEAMKNCGVEITSKELETIAAFPNTAVDRIVLGFEKDGKLGVNIADYFELAVEEPKLCNPKQKPIQGARYTDNLQKYIERKLYVINCGHAYAGYLGYTHGYDSVRDVFINEEFVKQIRCVMMESANLISKKYDFSEDEMDEYVEFGIRRYQAEGVDYSVSMVTRSPIRKLGATDRLVGPCVQCEERDLKNEYLLKGIALVFLLDNEDVEAVEVQKCIKEKGITYAIEHFTGIKQDDRMHTLILQHYYEQKAIQDKLRY encoded by the coding sequence ATGAAAAAAGCAGTACATTTTGGAGCAGGTAACATTGGAAGAGGTTTTATTGGAGATCTTCTCCATCAATCAGGATATGAAGTTATTTTTGTAGATGTAAGTGAAGATTTAATTTCTAGCATTAATAATACGAATAGTTATGATCTATACCTTATTGATCATAACTATGAGAAAAGAGTGATTGACCACGTAAGCGCTATTTCATCAATTAAAAATGCAGAAGAAGTTATTCAAGCTATTGTTGAAGCGGATATTATTACTACTTCTGTATGGGCTAACAATTTATCTAAAATTGCTCCAGTTCTATGTAAAGGATTAAAGGAACGCTTAGTAGCTGGAAAAGAAAAAGTAAATGTATTGGCATGTGAAAACGCTATGTTTGCTACTGATATTCTTAAAGAAGCGATGAAAAATTGTGGAGTGGAAATTACCAGCAAAGAGTTGGAAACGATTGCTGCTTTTCCCAACACAGCTGTAGATCGTATTGTTTTAGGTTTTGAAAAGGATGGCAAATTAGGAGTTAATATAGCTGATTACTTTGAATTAGCAGTTGAAGAACCTAAGCTATGCAATCCAAAACAAAAGCCAATACAAGGAGCACGCTACACAGATAATTTACAGAAATATATAGAAAGAAAATTGTATGTGATTAATTGTGGGCATGCTTATGCAGGTTATCTTGGTTATACACATGGGTATGACAGCGTTCGTGATGTATTTATAAATGAGGAATTTGTTAAACAAATTCGTTGTGTCATGATGGAATCTGCAAACTTAATTAGTAAAAAATATGATTTCTCGGAAGATGAAATGGATGAGTATGTTGAATTTGGTATTAGAAGGTATCAGGCAGAAGGGGTAGATTATAGTGTATCAATGGTCACACGTTCTCCAATTAGAAAATTAGGAGCTACTGATAGATTGGTAGGACCATGTGTTCAATGTGAGGAAAGAGATTTAAAAAATGAATATCTGCTAAAGGGCATCGCTTTAGTATTCTTGCTTGATAATGAGGATGTTGAGGCTGTAGAAGTACAAAAGTGTATTAAAGAAAAAGGGATTACTTATGCGATTGAACACTTTACAGGCATTAAGCAAGATGACAGAATGCATACATTGATTCTACAACATTACTATGAACAAAAAGCGATTCAGGATAAATTAAGATATTAA
- a CDS encoding PTS mannitol transporter subunit IICB: protein MSQNTSIKMRIQKYGTFLSGMVMPNIGAFIAWGFLTALFIPTGWIPNEFFARLVSPTLQYLMPVLIGYTGGTMIHGRRGGVAGAIATMGVVVGAEVPMLAGGMLMGPLGAFVMKKVDKLFEGKVKPGMEMLVDNFSMGFVGLFLMLLGLITVQPVLNAIMNVLSTGVQYLVNANILPFTSIFVQVADVLFLNNVINHGIMVPLGVQQAAATGKSILFLVEANGSVWVGVALAFAIFGKGIAKKSAPAATIIMFFGGIAEVVFPYILSKPKTILGPIAGNIAALFTLSILHGGTVAAVSPGSFIALLAMTPKGTFFANIAGYAVGLVVTCAVTGLLLIGDKSVDEEESEEESPAISIPGMPTATTSVTSASATVVRSAGKIKNILFACDAGMGSSVMGVSLMKNKLNKAMLEINVEHSSVKDIPESADIIITSKALEERVHDTIKKYNKSIPVFGVSNLLENSEYDKIINYIKNS, encoded by the coding sequence ATGAGTCAAAACACTTCTATAAAAATGAGAATTCAGAAGTATGGAACATTTCTTAGCGGTATGGTAATGCCTAATATTGGAGCATTTATCGCATGGGGGTTTTTAACAGCATTATTTATTCCTACAGGATGGATTCCAAATGAATTTTTCGCCCGTTTAGTTTCACCGACTCTTCAATATTTAATGCCAGTTCTAATTGGTTATACTGGTGGAACTATGATTCACGGACGTCGTGGTGGAGTAGCTGGTGCAATTGCAACTATGGGTGTAGTTGTTGGTGCTGAGGTACCTATGCTAGCTGGGGGTATGTTAATGGGACCGCTAGGAGCTTTCGTTATGAAAAAGGTGGATAAGCTATTTGAAGGAAAAGTTAAACCAGGTATGGAAATGCTAGTTGATAACTTTTCTATGGGATTCGTAGGCTTGTTCTTAATGCTTCTTGGATTAATAACAGTCCAACCAGTATTAAATGCAATAATGAATGTTTTATCGACTGGTGTTCAATACCTAGTAAATGCTAATATATTACCATTTACATCAATTTTTGTACAAGTAGCGGATGTTCTATTCTTAAACAATGTAATTAATCATGGTATTATGGTACCATTAGGTGTTCAACAAGCAGCAGCTACAGGAAAATCAATTCTGTTCCTTGTAGAAGCAAATGGTAGTGTTTGGGTTGGAGTTGCGTTGGCTTTCGCAATATTTGGAAAAGGTATTGCTAAAAAGTCAGCACCAGCAGCAACAATTATAATGTTTTTTGGTGGGATTGCAGAAGTAGTATTCCCTTATATATTATCTAAACCTAAGACAATTTTAGGACCTATAGCAGGAAATATTGCAGCACTTTTCACACTTAGTATTTTACATGGTGGTACAGTTGCAGCTGTTTCTCCAGGAAGTTTTATAGCATTATTAGCTATGACTCCAAAGGGAACATTCTTTGCTAATATAGCAGGATATGCGGTAGGGTTAGTTGTAACTTGTGCAGTAACAGGATTACTTCTAATTGGAGATAAATCTGTAGATGAAGAAGAAAGCGAAGAAGAAAGTCCTGCAATTTCAATTCCTGGAATGCCAACTGCTACAACTTCTGTAACTTCTGCTTCTGCAACAGTTGTAAGATCAGCTGGAAAAATTAAAAATATTCTCTTCGCCTGTGATGCAGGAATGGGTTCAAGCGTAATGGGCGTTTCTCTAATGAAAAATAAATTGAATAAGGCTATGTTGGAGATAAATGTAGAGCATTCCTCAGTGAAAGATATTCCAGAAAGTGCAGATATTATTATCACAAGTAAAGCATTAGAAGAAAGAGTACACGATACAATTAAGAAATATAATAAAAGTATACCAGTATTTGGAGTGTCAAATTTACTAGAAAACTCTGAATATGATAAAATTATAAATTATATAAAGAATTCTTAA
- a CDS encoding DeoR/GlpR family DNA-binding transcription regulator has translation MEKLLAVDRQQKIVELLNSNGSMKVQDLAKSFQVSKETIRRDLTYLSEKGLVKKSHGGALAPNDYELELDTVSLENRIDKNMDLKMQLCKKALEYIPPNAVIYLDTGSTIHCLAELLSQMSGYTIVTASLNAANTLVKSNNRTLITGGQLNPTTMAIDGLQTIDFISKIRVDTAFLGTNGFEQHNGPSGTDFSDVQAKQTIVRNSRTNIVISESRKASYSALLQYAEWRDIDYFITDSDLPLKTKQKLDDMTTVITLQKYQ, from the coding sequence ATGGAAAAACTACTTGCTGTGGACCGACAGCAGAAAATTGTAGAGTTGCTAAATAGCAATGGTAGCATGAAGGTTCAAGATCTTGCTAAATCTTTTCAAGTATCTAAGGAAACAATTCGTCGAGATTTAACCTATTTATCTGAAAAAGGTCTTGTAAAAAAAAGTCACGGTGGTGCCCTAGCTCCTAACGATTATGAATTAGAATTAGATACAGTCTCGCTAGAAAATCGGATAGATAAAAATATGGATCTAAAAATGCAGTTATGCAAAAAAGCATTAGAATATATTCCACCTAATGCTGTCATTTATTTAGATACGGGTAGTACAATTCATTGCCTCGCTGAACTTTTAAGTCAAATGTCTGGCTATACAATTGTTACCGCATCGTTAAATGCTGCAAATACCTTAGTAAAAAGCAATAACCGAACTTTAATTACTGGTGGTCAATTAAATCCAACCACTATGGCTATCGATGGACTACAAACAATTGATTTTATTAGCAAGATTAGAGTTGATACAGCCTTTTTAGGTACTAATGGATTCGAGCAGCATAATGGTCCGTCAGGCACTGACTTTTCAGATGTGCAGGCAAAGCAAACCATTGTTCGCAATTCAAGAACTAATATCGTTATTTCAGAAAGTCGGAAAGCATCTTATTCTGCTCTACTCCAGTATGCAGAGTGGCGGGACATTGATTATTTTATTACAGACTCTGATTTACCTCTAAAGACAAAACAAAAACTCGATGACATGACGACTGTTATCACACTGCAAAAATATCAATGA
- a CDS encoding glucose-6-phosphate isomerase family protein: protein MNKKQINNCPLPVMFEQDNCEMHFEEEVNCISSSGKSTSQMKNLLKNPDVLNEEVFYNFYEGVMMKQDVDLFAKHKLRYDLIVVRPGNMGDEFKKTSGHYHCQVPDQGISYPEIYEVMQGNAVFVLQKSNENGDIVEAYAVKANSGDKLLIPPDYGHVTINVGNEPLVFADLVSTECSNMYGPIGENHGMSYYITENGNLGFKAVVNPNYGNVADVKITNISENPSLGISMDKPIYDQFVENPSLYDYLNNPINYMDKFIKF from the coding sequence ATGAATAAGAAACAGATCAATAATTGTCCACTTCCAGTTATGTTTGAGCAGGATAATTGTGAAATGCATTTTGAAGAAGAAGTAAATTGTATAAGTTCATCTGGTAAATCTACTAGTCAGATGAAAAACTTATTAAAAAATCCAGATGTTCTAAATGAAGAAGTTTTTTATAACTTTTATGAAGGCGTAATGATGAAACAGGATGTTGATTTATTTGCAAAGCATAAACTGAGATATGATTTAATTGTAGTTAGACCAGGTAACATGGGAGATGAATTCAAAAAAACATCTGGACATTATCATTGTCAGGTTCCAGATCAAGGAATTTCATATCCTGAAATTTACGAAGTTATGCAAGGAAATGCAGTTTTTGTATTACAGAAATCAAATGAAAATGGAGATATTGTTGAAGCTTATGCAGTTAAAGCTAATTCAGGTGACAAATTGCTTATACCACCAGATTATGGTCATGTGACTATTAATGTTGGAAATGAACCGTTGGTTTTTGCAGATTTAGTTTCTACTGAATGTAGTAATATGTATGGACCTATTGGTGAAAATCATGGAATGAGTTACTATATCACGGAAAATGGAAATTTAGGATTTAAAGCAGTTGTGAATCCTAATTATGGGAATGTGGCTGATGTAAAAATCACAAATATATCAGAAAATCCATCATTGGGAATTTCTATGGACAAGCCGATTTATGATCAATTCGTAGAAAATCCAAGTTTATATGATTATTTGAATAATCCTATTAATTATATGGATAAGTTCATTAAATTTTAA
- the alsE gene encoding D-allulose 6-phosphate 3-epimerase, translating to MKPMFAPSLMCANFLDLKNQIEILNERADIFHVDIMDGHYVKNFSLSPAMMEQLKTITKIPMDAHLMVENPADFLEGIAKAGATYISPHAETINKDAFRIMRTIKALGCKTGVVLNPATPVEYIKHYLGMLDKITILTVDAGFAGQTFIEEMLDKIEEVKRLREENGYSYLIEVDGSCNEKTFKKLAEAGTEVFIVGSSGLFNLDADLKVSWDKMMNMFNKCINN from the coding sequence ATGAAACCAATGTTTGCACCATCACTTATGTGCGCTAACTTTTTAGACTTAAAAAACCAAATTGAAATTTTAAATGAGAGGGCAGATATCTTTCATGTCGATATTATGGATGGACATTATGTGAAAAACTTTTCGTTGTCTCCAGCTATGATGGAACAATTAAAAACAATTACTAAAATTCCAATGGATGCTCACTTAATGGTGGAAAATCCTGCAGATTTTTTAGAAGGTATAGCAAAAGCAGGAGCAACTTATATTTCACCACATGCTGAAACAATTAATAAGGATGCATTCAGAATTATGCGTACTATAAAAGCTTTAGGTTGTAAAACTGGTGTTGTACTTAATCCTGCAACCCCTGTGGAATACATTAAGCATTATCTTGGTATGTTAGATAAAATTACAATATTAACAGTAGATGCTGGATTTGCTGGTCAGACATTTATTGAAGAAATGCTAGATAAAATTGAAGAAGTTAAAAGATTACGTGAAGAGAATGGATATTCTTACCTTATTGAAGTTGATGGTTCATGTAATGAAAAGACTTTCAAAAAATTAGCTGAAGCAGGTACAGAAGTGTTTATCGTTGGATCATCAGGATTGTTTAATTTAGATGCAGATTTAAAAGTTTCATGGGATAAAATGATGAATATGTTTAATAAATGTATTAATAATTAA
- a CDS encoding PTS sugar transporter subunit IIA, with translation MKRAILCEDNIILNARFDNKWDAIRACGDTLVKNGYVYKEYVERMVDRERGATVYIGNNLAIPHGTDGSEPYIITSGISVLQVPDGVQFEDGIAYILIGIAGRDGEHIKILGSIATVCSDIGNVQKLREAKDKKVICNILEEIEVI, from the coding sequence TTGAAGCGTGCTATACTTTGTGAAGATAATATTATCCTTAATGCAAGATTCGATAACAAATGGGATGCGATTCGCGCTTGTGGAGATACCTTAGTGAAAAATGGATACGTTTATAAAGAATATGTAGAGCGCATGGTAGATCGGGAAAGAGGAGCAACGGTGTATATTGGTAATAATCTAGCTATTCCACATGGAACAGATGGATCAGAGCCGTACATTATTACATCGGGAATATCAGTTTTACAAGTTCCAGATGGTGTACAATTTGAAGATGGAATAGCCTATATTCTAATTGGTATCGCTGGTAGAGACGGAGAGCATATAAAAATTCTTGGTTCAATTGCTACCGTGTGTTCAGATATAGGTAATGTTCAAAAATTGCGTGAAGCAAAAGATAAAAAAGTAATCTGTAATATTTTAGAAGAAATAGAAGTTATCTAA